A stretch of Mucilaginibacter terrae DNA encodes these proteins:
- the tpiA gene encoding triose-phosphate isomerase, with protein sequence MRKKIVAGNWKMNMDYNEGLALFSEIVNMVKDEITGQQQAVVCSPFIHLHSLAQLAKGYDKIAIGAQNAHQNESGAFTGETSAKMIKSTGAAYVILGHSERRQYFGENNELLAKKTDTVLANGLKPIFCIGETLDEREANQYFDVIKTQLQEGLYHLSAEQFGQVVLAYEPVWAIGTGKTATSDQAQEIHAFIRAELAAKYGQEVADDTTILYGGSANPKNAPELFAQPDIDGGLIGGASLKSRDFLDIVKVFN encoded by the coding sequence ATGAGAAAAAAAATAGTTGCCGGCAACTGGAAAATGAACATGGATTACAATGAGGGCTTAGCGCTTTTTTCGGAAATTGTAAACATGGTGAAAGATGAAATTACCGGCCAGCAGCAAGCCGTAGTTTGCTCGCCGTTCATCCACTTGCATAGCCTGGCACAATTAGCCAAAGGTTATGATAAAATTGCCATTGGCGCACAAAATGCTCATCAAAATGAGTCGGGTGCTTTTACCGGCGAAACATCGGCCAAAATGATTAAATCTACCGGTGCAGCTTATGTAATTTTAGGTCACTCAGAACGCCGCCAGTATTTTGGCGAAAACAACGAGTTACTGGCTAAAAAAACTGATACTGTATTAGCTAACGGCTTAAAACCAATTTTTTGCATAGGCGAAACTTTGGATGAGCGCGAAGCAAATCAATACTTCGACGTAATTAAAACCCAGCTGCAAGAAGGCCTGTATCACCTTAGTGCCGAACAATTTGGCCAGGTTGTTCTTGCCTACGAACCTGTTTGGGCTATTGGTACCGGTAAAACCGCAACCTCAGACCAGGCACAGGAAATCCACGCTTTCATACGTGCCGAACTTGCCGCTAAATACGGACAAGAAGTGGCCGATGATACCACCATTTTATATGGCGGAAGCGCTAACCCTAAAAATGCACCAGAACTGTTTGCCCAACCGGATATTGACGGCGGCCTTATAGGCGGTGCATCATTAAAGTCGCGCGACTTTTTGGACATCGTGAAAGTGTTTAATTAA
- a CDS encoding putative sugar nucleotidyl transferase, with product MPLILFDDNAHFSLRPLTFTRPVASLRIGILTIAEKWARHLKTTYSYHTQPYLHGMFAIEIAADNIFINGSVCPDEYLLESIDKLQTGDSLYYRDMLIAVRLGESDALRFNPGQKFDRVHQHERALISVRHPEDIFRKNDIELRRDFQLITKGRSSATISSTNTIIGEDLFAEEGAVAECSNLNTKNGPIYIGQNSEVWEGVNIRGAFALCNNSQVKMGAKIYGATTIGPYCRVGGEINNSVLWGNSSKGHEGYLGNSVVGEWCNFGADTNNSNLKNNYSEVKLWDYLLDGYRKTGLQFCGLIMADHAKCGINTMFNTGTVVGVSANVFGGGYPDNFVPDFSWGGSSGLEVYRPDKMFETIERVYARRDRKLDETEKQLLQDIFNLTQPYRKF from the coding sequence ATGCCTTTAATTCTGTTCGACGATAATGCCCACTTCAGCTTAAGGCCATTAACCTTTACCCGGCCGGTGGCCAGTTTGCGCATAGGCATACTCACCATTGCCGAAAAATGGGCCAGGCATCTTAAAACTACTTATTCGTACCATACCCAGCCTTATCTGCATGGTATGTTTGCCATTGAGATAGCTGCCGATAATATTTTCATTAACGGATCGGTTTGCCCCGATGAGTATTTGCTGGAAAGCATAGATAAACTTCAAACAGGCGATTCGCTTTATTACCGCGATATGCTCATTGCCGTACGCCTTGGCGAAAGCGATGCCCTGAGGTTTAACCCCGGGCAAAAGTTTGACCGTGTACATCAGCATGAACGTGCCTTAATAAGTGTACGCCACCCCGAAGATATTTTTAGGAAAAACGATATTGAACTGCGCCGCGATTTTCAATTGATTACCAAGGGGCGTAGCAGTGCTACTATCAGCTCTACCAATACTATTATTGGTGAAGATTTATTTGCTGAAGAAGGAGCTGTTGCAGAATGTTCTAACTTAAATACTAAAAACGGCCCCATTTACATTGGCCAAAACAGCGAAGTTTGGGAAGGTGTGAACATACGTGGTGCATTTGCGCTGTGTAATAATTCGCAGGTAAAGATGGGCGCTAAAATTTATGGTGCAACTACTATTGGTCCGTATTGCCGCGTAGGTGGCGAGATCAACAACTCGGTACTTTGGGGTAATTCTTCGAAGGGGCACGAAGGATATTTAGGCAATTCGGTAGTGGGTGAGTGGTGTAACTTTGGTGCCGATACTAATAATTCGAACCTGAAAAATAACTATAGCGAGGTAAAATTATGGGATTATTTGTTAGATGGTTACCGCAAAACAGGTTTGCAGTTTTGCGGACTTATAATGGCCGATCATGCTAAATGTGGTATTAACACCATGTTCAATACAGGTACTGTAGTGGGGGTAAGCGCCAATGTTTTTGGTGGAGGATACCCGGATAATTTTGTACCTGATTTTTCATGGGGAGGTTCGAGCGGGTTGGAGGTTTACAGACCCGATAAAATGTTTGAAACCATTGAGCGTGTATATGCCCGCCGCGACCGTAAGCTTGACGAGACTGAAAAACAATTACTGCAAGACATATTTAATTTAACCCAACCATACAGGAAATTTTAA
- a CDS encoding type B 50S ribosomal protein L31 has protein sequence MKKDLHPSNYRLVVFKDMSNEYSFITKSCIDTRETIKWEDGNEYPLVKLEISHTSHPFYTGKMKLVDTAGRIDKFRTRYAKK, from the coding sequence ATGAAAAAAGACCTGCATCCATCAAACTATAGATTAGTGGTTTTCAAAGATATGTCTAACGAATATTCTTTTATCACTAAATCATGCATTGATACCCGTGAGACCATTAAATGGGAAGACGGCAATGAGTATCCATTAGTGAAATTAGAGATTTCGCACACTTCACACCCGTTCTATACCGGTAAAATGAAACTGGTTGATACTGCGGGACGTATCGATAAATTCCGTACCCGTTACGCTAAAAAGTAA
- a CDS encoding sensor histidine kinase, whose product MLNFWKKLIGDEAIYPLEVRIFHAVCLALMVSIAINVPIALYMHIPQLAVLLTMVVGFAGFLYYISRIKGLYKYCVIIFQVFVNISLVVNYYYNSGIGGPTYTIFLLAFLVTVATTPPKQYAIWLTVNVFLILSLITLEYRQPGFIKITYPNKESAYLDMVVSYVIIAGFAFLVTGFIRKGYNRQREELMAKSRALEEANTTKNKLLSVLGHDLKEPLAALQFYLQILAEGDLDETERKEIKSQLLAMTRSASVMLSNVLTWSKGQMQHLNPNLENLNVKETLAHVIELAANISREKQLTFEVDIPDYACIQADSHMLELIVRNLLMNSIKFTPANGIIHLSAKHIGDQCIIHVKDTGVGIPPHIQQQVFSLDIKPHSGTRQEKGSGLGLVLCHEFTAAQGGSITFNSAPTTGTTFYLSLPAAVLNEDLAPAITHETVIKTEPYNF is encoded by the coding sequence ATGTTAAATTTCTGGAAAAAGTTAATTGGCGACGAAGCAATCTATCCGCTCGAAGTAAGAATTTTTCATGCGGTTTGCCTTGCACTCATGGTGAGCATTGCCATTAATGTGCCCATTGCCCTTTACATGCATATACCGCAACTGGCTGTATTATTAACCATGGTGGTTGGCTTTGCCGGTTTTTTGTACTATATCTCCCGAATAAAAGGCTTATATAAATATTGTGTAATTATATTTCAAGTATTTGTAAATATATCACTGGTTGTTAACTACTATTATAACTCGGGTATTGGTGGGCCTACCTATACTATCTTCTTGCTTGCATTTTTAGTAACCGTAGCCACCACACCACCAAAGCAATATGCAATATGGCTAACTGTTAATGTATTCCTTATTTTATCATTAATTACTTTAGAATACCGGCAACCCGGCTTTATCAAAATAACCTATCCCAATAAAGAGAGCGCGTACCTGGACATGGTAGTATCATACGTTATTATTGCAGGTTTTGCTTTTTTAGTTACAGGTTTTATACGCAAGGGTTATAACCGCCAGCGCGAGGAATTGATGGCCAAATCAAGAGCTTTGGAAGAAGCCAATACCACAAAGAATAAGCTATTATCGGTTTTGGGGCACGATTTAAAAGAACCGTTGGCTGCTTTACAATTTTACCTGCAGATACTTGCCGAAGGTGATTTGGATGAAACCGAACGTAAAGAAATTAAAAGCCAGTTGCTGGCCATGACGCGCAGCGCATCAGTTATGCTAAGTAATGTGCTCACATGGTCTAAAGGGCAAATGCAGCATCTCAACCCCAATCTGGAAAACTTAAACGTAAAAGAGACCCTCGCACATGTGATTGAGCTGGCAGCCAACATCAGCCGCGAAAAACAACTTACTTTTGAGGTAGACATTCCGGACTATGCGTGCATTCAGGCCGATAGCCACATGCTCGAACTTATTGTACGTAACCTGTTGATGAATTCCATAAAGTTCACCCCGGCAAATGGTATAATACATTTATCGGCAAAGCACATTGGGGATCAGTGCATCATACATGTTAAAGACACCGGGGTGGGTATACCTCCGCATATCCAGCAACAAGTTTTTTCGTTGGATATTAAACCCCACTCGGGTACCCGGCAGGAAAAAGGCTCAGGACTTGGACTTGTGTTATGCCACGAATTTACTGCGGCGCAGGGTGGCAGCATCACTTTTAATAGTGCTCCCACCACTGGTACAACATTTTATTTATCGTTGCCGGCAGCAGTATTAAATGAGGATTTAGCACCGGCCATAACCCACGAAACGGTTATCAAAACAGAGCCTTACAATTTTTAA